From one Formosa sediminum genomic stretch:
- a CDS encoding 2TM domain-containing protein yields MIKSKKNIIVTFAIGCIVYLIGNLWFGNFNYQSVNDFLIDFIFYQLYAFILGYSNMAYFQFLSTRNWKNNQQILRLVIGFVGASLITLLGLFVIHAVTRLVYQGLSFSEFLASERLSDYIFGFWITMSIVVVFHIVYYYNAYQQKKLKEQKVIAGTASAQFESLKNQIDPHFLFNSLNVLTSLIEENPDSAQRFTVSLSKIYRYVLDQKDKELVTVAEELRFAKTYMNLLKMRFENSIVFQLPEDYDQPEAKVVPLSLQLLLENTIKHNTVSEQKPLEITITIEDNVLVVKNNLQKKEVLQTRKGVGLQNIVNRYAILTNRKVLVDETPEYFAVKIPILTKRISIMEPTKHQYNEQDAYYRAKKRVEEIKGFYGNLISYCVVIPVLIFINYKTFWGYQWFWYPMLGWGMGLVFHAISVFGYGKSWEERKIQEILKKNEKQQKNWD; encoded by the coding sequence ATGATTAAATCTAAAAAAAATATAATAGTCACATTCGCCATAGGTTGCATTGTCTACCTTATAGGTAACCTTTGGTTTGGTAATTTTAATTACCAATCGGTAAACGATTTTTTAATAGACTTTATATTTTATCAGCTCTATGCTTTCATACTAGGCTATTCTAACATGGCGTATTTTCAGTTTTTATCTACTAGAAACTGGAAAAATAATCAACAAATTTTAAGACTAGTAATTGGTTTTGTAGGGGCTTCGTTAATTACATTATTAGGTTTATTCGTTATTCATGCAGTAACAAGACTAGTTTATCAAGGGCTTTCATTTAGTGAGTTTTTAGCAAGCGAGCGTTTATCCGATTATATTTTCGGATTCTGGATAACCATGAGTATTGTTGTTGTGTTTCATATCGTGTATTACTACAATGCATACCAGCAAAAGAAGCTTAAGGAACAAAAAGTTATTGCAGGAACGGCAAGTGCGCAATTCGAGAGTTTAAAAAATCAAATCGATCCGCATTTTTTATTTAACAGCCTCAATGTATTAACCTCTTTAATCGAAGAGAATCCAGACAGCGCACAACGATTTACGGTGTCTTTATCTAAAATTTATCGCTATGTTTTAGATCAAAAAGATAAAGAGTTAGTCACAGTCGCCGAAGAACTTAGATTTGCTAAAACGTATATGAATCTGCTTAAAATGCGATTCGAAAACAGTATCGTATTTCAATTGCCAGAAGACTACGATCAGCCAGAAGCTAAAGTGGTGCCATTGTCCTTACAGTTGTTGTTAGAAAACACCATTAAACACAACACGGTAAGCGAGCAAAAACCATTAGAAATTACTATTACAATAGAAGACAACGTATTAGTTGTTAAAAATAATTTACAAAAGAAAGAGGTTTTACAAACCCGTAAAGGTGTAGGATTACAAAACATAGTAAATCGCTATGCCATATTAACTAACAGAAAAGTGTTGGTAGACGAAACTCCAGAGTATTTTGCAGTTAAAATACCAATACTTACAAAACGCATTTCAATTATGGAACCAACAAAACATCAATACAACGAACAAGACGCTTACTACCGCGCTAAAAAACGCGTAGAAGAAATAAAAGGCTTTTACGGTAATTTAATCTCATACTGCGTGGTTATCCCAGTACTTATATTTATCAATTATAAAACCTTTTGGGGTTACCAATGGTTTTGGTACCCTATGTTAGGATGGGGAATGGGACTCGTGTTTCACGCTATATCGGTCTTCGGATACGGTAAATCGTGGGAAGAACGCAAAATACAAGAGATATTAAAAAAAAACGAAAAACAACAAAAAAATTGGGACTAA
- a CDS encoding 2TM domain-containing protein, with amino-acid sequence MENSYFEQERYERAKKQVRRVSGFYRHALVYAVINIIIAIVNTQHLEAGESYFQWQNFTTLFFWGIGLVAHGASVFLPTLVIGKNWEDEKIKELMEKEKNHKWE; translated from the coding sequence ATGGAAAATTCATACTTCGAACAAGAACGCTACGAACGCGCAAAAAAACAAGTAAGACGTGTAAGCGGCTTTTACAGACATGCTTTAGTATATGCTGTTATTAACATAATAATTGCCATAGTAAACACACAACATTTAGAGGCAGGAGAAAGTTACTTTCAGTGGCAAAACTTTACCACCTTATTTTTTTGGGGAATAGGCCTAGTGGCTCATGGCGCATCTGTATTTTTACCCACTTTAGTTATTGGTAAAAACTGGGAAGACGAAAAGATTAAAGAACTCATGGAAAAAGAGAAAAACCATAAATGGGAATAA
- a CDS encoding LytR/AlgR family response regulator transcription factor, with protein sequence MKVIIIEDEKPSARRLQRMLSQLQLQVEVMLHSVEESITWFQNNEHPELIFLDIQLSDGLSFEIFESVQINSAIIFTTAYDEYALKAFKLNSIDYLLKPIDEDDLEYAVEKYKSRVSKQEQVILDFNDIKNLLVNPLDRTYKKRFSVQVGQHLKLINSDEVECFYSENKGTYLHTTSGRNYLLNSTLDQLEQDLEPHVFFRINRKFIVNINAIQDMVNYTNSRLEIKLNSYKDEQVIVARERVKTFKDWLE encoded by the coding sequence ATGAAAGTTATTATTATAGAAGACGAAAAACCATCAGCAAGACGCTTACAGCGTATGTTATCTCAGTTGCAATTACAAGTCGAGGTCATGTTACATTCTGTAGAAGAATCTATAACCTGGTTTCAAAATAACGAACATCCAGAGCTTATTTTTTTAGACATTCAGTTAAGCGACGGACTCTCTTTCGAGATTTTCGAAAGTGTTCAAATTAACTCTGCTATAATATTTACAACGGCTTACGATGAGTATGCGCTTAAAGCCTTTAAACTAAACAGTATAGATTATCTTTTAAAACCCATAGACGAAGACGATTTAGAATACGCTGTAGAGAAATATAAATCGAGAGTATCTAAACAAGAGCAAGTGATTTTAGATTTTAACGATATTAAAAACCTCTTGGTAAATCCGTTAGACCGTACTTATAAAAAACGATTTTCGGTTCAAGTGGGGCAGCATCTTAAACTAATAAATAGCGATGAGGTTGAATGTTTTTATAGCGAAAATAAAGGTACCTATTTACATACCACATCCGGACGTAATTATTTATTAAACTCAACATTAGATCAATTAGAGCAAGATTTAGAGCCCCATGTTTTTTTTAGAATAAATAGGAAATTTATTGTCAATATAAATGCCATTCAAGACATGGTAAACTATACAAACTCTAGGTTAGAAATAAAGCTAAATTCTTATAAAGACGAGCAGGTAATTGTAGCTAGAGAGCGTGTTAAAACATTTAAAGATTGGTTAGAGTAA
- a CDS encoding LETM1-related biofilm-associated protein, whose amino-acid sequence MNPSANGWIKKLIKELSAHTLQDNPTDYEFYKAFRNSGFIYGYNIKVVNDYIINPDLTEEELCKVNLCIAFINTHKTSTSNMDLFESIIAFYTAINENKTSFLDDLLGRDSAEALVEKIMHKRIQINKNIITKNFNHYITNVLLYIDIIAYDHFLEHKSITKSYLETLESTIITIVIEALSLKSEKNDYDKSLIELFQSSLRYEQVGQLTYPEAIAYAKELNHHLYYLDIACMAAWSDAWIEPAEAAFLENLSLALDINTTERNESLNAINLFFNANRDNIPLLSAKNVVKSFYNRSSQIVSKLITRNSHRLLRELRDSKELMILLSKSTVRDLTPHERKKVNEQLLDIFKSIPSLAIFLLPGGAILLPIVIKFIPKLLPSAFDDNRIVDEDED is encoded by the coding sequence ATGAACCCATCGGCTAACGGCTGGATAAAAAAACTCATAAAAGAACTATCCGCTCACACTTTACAAGACAACCCTACAGACTATGAATTTTATAAAGCATTTAGAAATTCTGGTTTTATTTACGGGTATAATATTAAAGTAGTAAACGATTATATTATTAACCCGGATCTTACTGAAGAAGAACTGTGTAAAGTAAATTTATGTATTGCGTTTATTAACACACATAAAACAAGCACTTCTAATATGGATTTATTTGAAAGTATCATTGCTTTCTATACTGCCATTAATGAAAATAAAACGTCTTTTTTAGACGATTTGTTGGGAAGAGATTCTGCTGAAGCTTTAGTTGAAAAAATCATGCACAAACGCATTCAGATTAATAAAAACATAATCACAAAAAACTTTAACCACTACATTACCAATGTATTATTATATATAGACATTATTGCTTACGATCATTTTTTAGAGCATAAATCTATTACTAAATCGTATTTAGAAACTTTGGAATCTACAATTATCACTATTGTTATTGAAGCGTTAAGTTTAAAATCTGAAAAAAATGATTACGATAAAAGTTTAATTGAATTATTTCAATCGTCTTTACGTTACGAGCAAGTTGGCCAATTAACCTACCCAGAAGCAATAGCATATGCCAAAGAGTTAAATCATCATTTATACTATTTAGATATCGCTTGTATGGCCGCTTGGAGTGATGCTTGGATTGAACCCGCAGAAGCTGCTTTTCTAGAAAACTTAAGTCTTGCACTAGACATTAACACTACAGAACGTAATGAATCTTTAAATGCAATTAACTTATTTTTTAATGCCAACCGCGATAATATTCCGTTATTAAGTGCTAAAAATGTAGTTAAGAGTTTTTACAACAGGTCGTCGCAAATAGTAAGTAAACTTATTACAAGAAATAGCCACAGATTATTAAGAGAATTACGAGATAGTAAAGAACTCATGATTTTACTGTCTAAATCGACTGTTAGAGATTTAACACCTCATGAACGCAAAAAAGTAAACGAACAGCTTTTAGATATTTTTAAATCGATACCGAGTTTAGCCATATTTTTACTTCCTGGAGGTGCTATTTTATTACCCATTGTAATTAAATTTATACCTAAACTGTTACCATCTGCCTTTGATGATAACCGTATTGTAGATGAAGACGAAGATTAA
- a CDS encoding DUF4331 family protein → MKKMKIILGIGALSVAGFFMVAADHIDAPAVAGGTSDITDFYAFQAEDTDNLVFVANVQGLLSPSATSEAMFDESTLIEFNIDTNDDKIEDWVIQAIPRDGKMYFFGPVKPTTTGLSSAIETTATTAMVDISSYGGTAIIENSNDMKFFAGPRDDPFFMDFAQFTEIIAGNASSFNEVGNDTFAGTNVMSVVVEVPKSMIGGSGTINTWVESKTKQ, encoded by the coding sequence ATGAAAAAAATGAAAATTATTTTAGGAATCGGAGCGTTGTCAGTAGCAGGATTCTTTATGGTAGCAGCCGATCATATTGATGCGCCAGCAGTAGCAGGTGGGACAAGTGATATTACAGACTTTTATGCGTTTCAAGCTGAAGACACAGATAATCTAGTGTTTGTTGCAAATGTACAAGGCTTACTTAGTCCATCTGCAACTAGCGAAGCAATGTTTGATGAAAGTACTTTAATTGAATTTAACATTGATACTAACGATGATAAAATTGAAGACTGGGTAATTCAGGCTATTCCACGCGATGGAAAAATGTATTTTTTCGGACCAGTAAAACCAACAACTACAGGTTTAAGTAGTGCTATTGAAACTACGGCAACAACTGCTATGGTAGATATTTCTTCTTATGGTGGTACTGCAATTATTGAAAACAGTAACGACATGAAATTTTTTGCAGGACCAAGAGACGATCCGTTTTTTATGGATTTTGCACAATTTACAGAAATTATAGCAGGAAACGCTTCAAGTTTTAATGAAGTAGGAAACGATACGTTTGCAGGAACCAATGTAATGTCTGTGGTGGTAGAAGTTCCAAAAAGCATGATTGGAGGTTCTGGTACAATAAATACTTGGGTAGAATCTAAAACAAAACAATAA
- a CDS encoding DUF4331 family protein, translated as MKTLKYTLLAMGVSLLAFNCSSNDDNNMIIDPVEPDFSGTYMQADQMGRPAINTVFVSSASKDDFNVTIPSEQGAAYQSMFQTNLEGLSPAYAMEGDTNALGLDAATFTSVLATDVLTVSLDGTTTFYDGTNVLTGRALADDVITVELLLIFGGEDFTENPGLSDDNVNANDKAFLSSFPYLASAW; from the coding sequence ATGAAAACTTTAAAATATACTCTATTAGCAATGGGCGTGTCCTTATTAGCCTTTAATTGTTCTAGTAACGACGATAATAATATGATAATTGATCCTGTAGAACCTGATTTTTCAGGAACGTACATGCAAGCAGATCAAATGGGTAGACCAGCAATAAATACAGTGTTTGTGTCATCGGCATCTAAAGATGACTTTAACGTAACTATTCCTTCAGAACAAGGTGCAGCATACCAAAGTATGTTTCAAACCAATTTAGAAGGTTTAAGTCCAGCTTACGCTATGGAAGGTGACACAAATGCTTTAGGATTAGATGCCGCTACATTTACAAGTGTATTAGCAACAGATGTTTTAACCGTGTCTTTAGATGGTACAACTACATTTTATGATGGTACTAATGTGTTAACTGGTAGAGCATTGGCAGATGATGTGATTACAGTTGAGTTATTGTTAATTTTTGGAGGTGAAGATTTTACTGAAAATCCAGGATTATCTGATGATAATGTAAATGCCAACGATAAAGCATTTTTAAGCTCATTTCCTTACCTCGCTTCTGCTTGGTAA
- a CDS encoding tetratricopeptide repeat protein, translating into MKITLHFTILIVTLLCISCDTKQTKSIANSNDYTVYLEAEVNKSLKSVEADYAFWSGKLNENPDQYPYLLKKAAALSAMFKITGDINYLIEAETDLVEANTRTHYQNSGILRALSRNYITQHRFKEALGLLKKAEVIGEHLKGTQNMLFDVHLELGNLVQAKSYLLKIQDFSDFDYVIRLAKWQDHSGDLKGAIQYMEKALAMAEMSNTTYKKQWVYTNIADFYGHDGQIEKSYAYYLKALELDPSDAYSKKGIAWIVYSNDKKPEEAMRILKTITAYHNTPDYELLKAEIAEYMQDEASKANYLNAYLEAVKNEKYGDMYNAYNTIVYTDDLLIFDSALQLAQKEVENRPTPHSYDLLAWSYYKKGEYKRALDIVETHVKDKSSEPSILFHIAQIYKGNGKIKEAKSLKKELLTATYELGPVTAQRIKNI; encoded by the coding sequence ATGAAAATTACACTACATTTTACCATCTTAATAGTTACTTTACTGTGTATAAGCTGTGACACCAAACAAACAAAATCTATTGCTAATAGTAACGACTACACAGTATATTTAGAAGCCGAAGTTAATAAATCACTAAAGTCTGTAGAAGCAGATTATGCTTTTTGGAGCGGAAAGTTAAACGAAAACCCAGATCAATATCCGTATCTGTTAAAAAAAGCAGCAGCTTTATCCGCTATGTTTAAAATTACTGGTGATATTAATTATTTGATTGAAGCAGAAACCGATTTGGTAGAAGCAAATACACGAACACATTACCAAAACTCTGGAATATTAAGAGCTTTATCTAGAAATTACATTACTCAACACCGCTTTAAAGAAGCTCTTGGTTTACTAAAAAAAGCAGAAGTTATTGGTGAGCATTTAAAAGGAACACAAAATATGCTTTTTGATGTGCATTTAGAATTAGGAAATCTAGTCCAGGCTAAATCATATTTATTAAAAATTCAGGATTTTAGTGATTTCGATTATGTAATCCGATTGGCAAAATGGCAAGATCATTCAGGCGATTTAAAAGGCGCTATTCAATATATGGAAAAAGCTTTAGCCATGGCAGAAATGTCTAATACTACATATAAAAAACAATGGGTGTATACTAATATAGCCGATTTTTATGGTCATGATGGTCAGATTGAAAAATCGTACGCATATTATCTCAAAGCCTTAGAGTTAGATCCGTCTGATGCATATTCTAAAAAAGGAATTGCTTGGATTGTGTATTCTAATGATAAAAAACCCGAAGAGGCCATGCGAATTTTAAAAACGATTACGGCATACCATAATACGCCAGATTACGAATTGTTAAAGGCAGAAATAGCAGAATATATGCAAGATGAAGCTTCTAAAGCAAATTATTTAAATGCGTATCTAGAAGCTGTAAAAAATGAAAAATACGGCGATATGTATAATGCTTATAATACCATTGTATATACAGACGATCTTTTAATATTTGATTCGGCATTACAATTAGCTCAGAAAGAAGTAGAAAATAGACCAACACCACACTCTTACGATTTGCTAGCGTGGAGTTATTACAAAAAAGGGGAATATAAAAGGGCATTAGATATTGTTGAAACACATGTAAAGGATAAGAGTTCTGAGCCTTCAATATTATTTCATATCGCTCAAATTTATAAAGGGAATGGAAAAATAAAAGAAGCTAAATCCTTGAAAAAAGAGTTGTTAACTGCAACTTACGAATTAGGACCAGTTACTGCACAACGCATTAAAAATATTTAA
- a CDS encoding DUF2931 family protein translates to MNNFNKFLITLTLILAVTYGYVIVTNKPWSKYYYQAFAFYPNDFPIEISQCKFTSNSEKQVDYDYYSEINVSDYVAWSSGGYSSQTNKKRFLPDNIYLEYIDLQTKAYYRDTIPLPKSKMEDIFKKAKQKYMLQNLDTYYTRMGLTLHIGIANDGNILVWIGNTDKPKTFQIEVLRTKILPKKFPKQWNNKTEVLMEQVLKNVSEEKLKALEKGIDSTANYKDSIPRGFKNLITNL, encoded by the coding sequence ATGAATAATTTTAATAAATTCTTAATTACCTTAACTCTTATATTAGCAGTTACATATGGTTATGTTATAGTAACTAATAAACCTTGGAGCAAATATTATTATCAAGCCTTTGCTTTTTACCCAAACGATTTTCCTATAGAAATATCGCAATGCAAGTTTACTTCCAACTCAGAAAAACAAGTAGATTATGACTATTATTCTGAAATAAACGTTTCAGATTATGTTGCATGGTCCAGTGGTGGATACTCTTCTCAAACCAATAAAAAACGATTTTTACCAGACAATATTTATCTAGAATATATCGATTTACAGACTAAAGCATATTATAGAGATACTATACCATTACCTAAATCTAAGATGGAAGACATTTTTAAAAAAGCCAAACAAAAATATATGCTTCAAAATCTGGATACATATTATACACGTATGGGACTCACTTTACACATAGGTATTGCTAACGATGGTAATATTTTAGTCTGGATAGGCAACACAGACAAACCTAAAACATTTCAAATAGAGGTTTTAAGAACCAAAATATTACCTAAAAAATTTCCAAAGCAATGGAATAATAAAACAGAAGTTTTAATGGAGCAAGTTTTAAAAAATGTGTCTGAAGAAAAATTAAAAGCACTTGAAAAAGGAATAGACTCTACTGCTAATTATAAGGATAGTATACCCCGTGGATTTAAAAATTTAATTACAAATTTATAA